One Myxococcaceae bacterium JPH2 DNA window includes the following coding sequences:
- a CDS encoding ABC transporter ATP-binding protein encodes MPLLSLESVSLRHPVSGVPAVEGVSLTMEPGQVFALLGSSGSGKTTLLRLLAGLARPDAGSILLDGRVMAGPGAFMPPEERSVGAAWGDVPATPQVPVQAHLMASLGARPPEDSLVRIRALLELFNLSGLESRPLGTLSRGQVRRVSLLQSLLPGHRLLVWDEPFADMDFMLRAQVRGELRRVLASRGSSLFFATHEQADALSFADRLAVLRSGTVAQTGTPEDVYARPRTAFVAYFLGGTNLLPGTGFGNGARTALGNLPLDREARGNVLLSLRPEALRLVPDTDKVAVGGALRAEVLSRAFQGGSVEFTVACSGQALLVRGAADLALREGSRARLEVAGRAVVLEDSPE; translated from the coding sequence ATGCCCTTGCTCTCGCTCGAGTCCGTGTCCTTGCGTCACCCTGTCAGCGGCGTCCCTGCCGTGGAGGGCGTGTCGCTGACGATGGAGCCGGGGCAGGTCTTCGCGCTGCTCGGCTCGTCGGGCTCGGGGAAGACGACGCTCTTGCGGCTGCTGGCGGGGCTGGCGCGGCCGGACGCGGGCAGCATCCTGCTCGATGGGCGCGTCATGGCGGGGCCGGGCGCGTTCATGCCGCCCGAGGAGCGCAGCGTGGGCGCGGCGTGGGGAGACGTTCCCGCGACGCCGCAGGTGCCCGTGCAGGCGCACCTCATGGCGAGCCTGGGCGCGCGTCCGCCGGAGGACTCGCTCGTGCGGATCCGCGCGCTGCTGGAGCTGTTCAACCTGAGCGGGCTGGAGTCGCGTCCGCTCGGCACGCTGTCTCGCGGACAGGTCCGGCGCGTGTCGCTGCTCCAGTCGCTGCTGCCCGGACACCGGCTGCTCGTGTGGGACGAGCCGTTCGCGGACATGGACTTCATGCTGCGCGCCCAAGTGCGCGGCGAGCTGCGGCGCGTGCTGGCGTCGCGAGGCAGCTCGCTCTTCTTCGCCACGCACGAGCAGGCGGATGCCCTGTCCTTCGCGGACCGGCTGGCCGTGCTGCGGTCGGGGACGGTGGCGCAGACGGGCACGCCCGAGGACGTGTACGCGCGCCCGCGCACGGCCTTCGTGGCGTACTTCCTGGGGGGCACCAACCTCCTGCCCGGGACGGGCTTCGGCAACGGCGCGCGCACCGCGCTGGGCAACCTGCCGCTCGACCGCGAGGCGCGCGGCAACGTGCTGCTGTCCCTGCGGCCCGAGGCGCTGCGGCTGGTGCCGGACACGGACAAGGTCGCGGTGGGCGGGGCGCTGCGCGCGGAGGTGCTGTCGCGGGCCTTCCAGGGTGGCAGCGTGGAGTTCACCGTGGCGTGCTCGGGGCAGGCGCTCCTGGTGCGCGGCGCGGCCGACCTGGCGTTGCGCGAGGGCAGCCGAGCGCGGCTGGAGGTGGCGGGGCGCGCGGTGGTGCTGGAAGACAGTCCGGAGTGA
- a CDS encoding nuclear transport factor 2 family protein, translated as MLRPLVAGAVLFATSPALAADPPRAAPPPPSQTNSQSPPQTNPLKAAAERTQAALASAPTARPEDVRTVDALLAALYDVISGPPGTPRDWQRMRSLFHPGAQMLPVGRGKSAGAGLHATVTTPEEYIAWGTGYFQTHGFYEKELSRQTMGYGDLVQVLSAYETREALDGPITSRGVNSLQLFNDGTRWWVLSISWLDEKSAGVPLPKDFARK; from the coding sequence ATGCTGCGCCCTCTCGTCGCTGGTGCCGTCCTGTTCGCCACCTCTCCCGCGCTCGCTGCGGATCCCCCGCGCGCCGCGCCGCCACCGCCGTCGCAGACGAACTCGCAGAGCCCCCCGCAGACCAACCCCCTCAAGGCCGCCGCCGAGCGCACGCAAGCCGCGCTCGCCAGCGCCCCCACCGCCAGGCCCGAGGACGTGCGCACGGTGGACGCGCTGCTCGCCGCCCTCTACGACGTCATCAGCGGACCGCCGGGTACGCCGCGCGACTGGCAGCGGATGCGCTCGCTGTTCCACCCCGGCGCGCAGATGCTCCCCGTCGGCCGAGGCAAGTCCGCGGGCGCGGGGCTGCACGCCACCGTCACCACCCCGGAGGAGTACATCGCCTGGGGCACCGGCTACTTCCAGACGCACGGCTTCTACGAGAAGGAGCTGTCGCGCCAGACGATGGGCTACGGCGACCTGGTCCAGGTGCTGAGCGCCTACGAGACGCGCGAGGCCCTGGACGGCCCCATCACCTCGCGGGGCGTGAACAGCCTCCAGCTCTTCAACGACGGCACGCGCTGGTGGGTGCTGAGCATCTCCTGGCTCGACGAGAAGTCCGCCGGCGTCCCGCTGCCCAAGGACTTCGCGCGCAAGTAG
- the gyrA gene encoding DNA gyrase subunit A: MADDTTDKPAMPPAPPPGSAGELIPVNIEDEMRRSYLDYSMSVIIGRALPDVRDGLKPVHRRVLFAMNDLGNTHNRAYKKSARVVGDVIGKYHPHGDASVYEAMVRLAQEWSLRYLLVDGQGNFGSVDGDSPAAMRYTEVRMDRLAEDLLADIEKETVDFGPNYDDSLEEPLVLPSKFPNLLVNGSSGIAVGMTTNIPPHNMTEVISGTLHLIDNPECTVRDLMEFITGPDFPTAAIITGREGILRAYETGRGIITTRARTEIEATKKGDRESIIVTELPYQVNKARLIEKIAELVREKKVEGISDIRDESDRQGMRIVIELKRDAIAQVVLNNLFSMTSLETTFGAVMLAIDGGQPRTLNLKEMLDRFVAHRRDVVTRRSRYELRKALARMHIVEGLLVAQDLIDLVVSLIRASRDPDEARWGLMNILSPTLYERERFKELQRIDLAQAKAQMELLVSRARSEEPSYQGLAHKYEGAGFSEEQSQNILEMRLQRLTGLQREELFRELIALARDIIRLQDILANERSLLGVIKAELMEIRERYGDKRRTEITGAVDDLTNEDLIAEETMVVTLSHTGYVKRSPLSEYRAQKRGGRGKTGAATKEDDFVTKVFVASTHAYIMPITTKGKLYSLKVHQIPQASRTSRGKAIVNLVQFGEGERLAQVLVTRDFPENRYVFFVTKKGVVKRTDLSAFANVRSSGLIALGIDEGDELVGVMITDGTKDILLSTATGMSIRFPEEEVRSMGRQAYGVKGITLEDGDEVVGADVVENDAAILTVTENGYGKRTQESEYRQQGRGGKGIIDIKTTERNGRVVGLVQVKEADEVMLVTNGGMLIRMKVKEISVIGRNTQGVRLIALENGDEKVMALSKLPESEASEYEEGSGEEGATGESAAGEAPVAEASTESAPEPASESTEAAAPSSEEPPAEG, from the coding sequence ATGGCTGACGACACGACCGACAAGCCGGCAATGCCCCCCGCGCCTCCCCCGGGAAGCGCCGGGGAGCTCATCCCCGTGAACATCGAAGACGAGATGCGCCGCTCGTATCTCGACTACTCGATGTCCGTCATCATCGGGCGCGCGCTGCCCGACGTCCGCGACGGCCTCAAGCCCGTGCATCGCCGCGTTCTCTTCGCGATGAACGACCTGGGGAACACCCACAACCGCGCGTACAAGAAGAGCGCGCGCGTCGTGGGTGACGTCATCGGTAAGTACCATCCGCACGGCGACGCCTCGGTGTACGAGGCCATGGTGCGCCTGGCGCAGGAGTGGAGCCTTCGCTACCTGCTGGTGGACGGCCAGGGCAACTTCGGCTCGGTGGACGGCGACTCCCCCGCGGCCATGCGTTACACGGAAGTGCGCATGGACCGGCTGGCGGAGGACCTGCTGGCGGACATCGAGAAGGAGACCGTCGACTTCGGTCCCAACTACGACGACTCCCTCGAGGAGCCGCTCGTCCTGCCGTCCAAGTTCCCCAACCTCCTCGTCAACGGCAGCAGCGGCATCGCGGTGGGCATGACCACCAACATCCCGCCGCACAACATGACGGAGGTCATCAGCGGCACGCTGCACCTCATCGACAACCCCGAGTGCACCGTCCGCGACCTGATGGAGTTCATCACCGGTCCGGACTTCCCCACCGCCGCCATCATCACTGGCCGCGAGGGCATCCTCCGGGCCTATGAGACGGGCCGCGGCATCATCACCACCCGCGCGCGCACGGAGATCGAGGCGACGAAGAAGGGGGACCGCGAGTCCATCATCGTCACCGAGCTGCCGTACCAGGTGAACAAGGCGCGCCTCATCGAGAAGATCGCCGAGCTGGTGCGCGAGAAGAAGGTCGAGGGCATCAGCGACATCCGTGACGAGAGCGACCGTCAGGGCATGCGCATCGTCATCGAGCTGAAGCGCGATGCCATCGCCCAGGTGGTGCTCAACAACCTCTTCTCCATGACGTCGCTGGAGACGACCTTCGGCGCGGTGATGCTGGCCATCGACGGCGGCCAGCCGCGCACGCTCAACCTGAAGGAGATGCTGGACCGCTTCGTGGCGCACCGCCGCGACGTGGTCACGCGCCGCAGCCGCTACGAGCTGCGCAAGGCGCTGGCGCGCATGCACATCGTCGAGGGCCTGCTGGTGGCCCAGGACCTCATCGACCTGGTGGTTAGCCTCATCCGCGCGTCCCGAGACCCGGACGAGGCGCGCTGGGGCCTGATGAACATCCTGTCCCCCACGCTCTACGAGCGTGAGCGCTTCAAGGAACTCCAGCGCATCGACCTCGCGCAGGCCAAGGCGCAGATGGAGCTGCTCGTCTCCCGCGCGCGCAGCGAGGAGCCCAGCTACCAGGGGCTCGCGCACAAGTACGAGGGCGCGGGCTTCAGCGAGGAGCAGTCGCAGAACATCCTGGAGATGCGCCTGCAGCGCCTCACCGGCCTGCAGCGCGAGGAGCTGTTCCGCGAGCTGATCGCGCTCGCGCGCGACATCATCCGGCTCCAGGACATCCTGGCCAACGAGCGCAGCCTGCTCGGCGTCATCAAGGCCGAGCTGATGGAGATCCGCGAGCGCTACGGCGACAAGCGCCGCACGGAAATCACCGGCGCGGTGGATGACCTGACCAATGAGGACCTCATCGCCGAGGAGACGATGGTGGTCACCCTCTCGCACACGGGCTACGTGAAGCGCTCGCCCCTGTCCGAGTACCGCGCGCAGAAGCGCGGCGGGCGCGGCAAGACGGGCGCGGCGACGAAGGAAGACGACTTCGTCACCAAGGTCTTCGTGGCCAGCACCCACGCGTACATCATGCCCATCACCACCAAGGGCAAGCTGTACTCGCTGAAGGTGCACCAGATTCCGCAGGCCAGCCGCACCTCGCGCGGCAAGGCCATCGTGAACCTGGTGCAGTTCGGTGAGGGCGAGCGGCTGGCGCAGGTGCTGGTGACGCGCGACTTCCCGGAGAACCGTTACGTCTTCTTCGTCACGAAGAAGGGCGTGGTGAAGCGCACGGACCTGAGCGCGTTCGCCAACGTGCGCTCGAGCGGCCTCATCGCGCTGGGCATCGACGAGGGTGACGAGCTGGTCGGCGTGATGATTACCGACGGCACCAAGGACATCCTCCTGTCCACCGCGACGGGCATGAGCATCCGCTTCCCGGAGGAAGAGGTTCGCTCCATGGGCCGGCAGGCCTACGGCGTGAAGGGAATCACGCTGGAGGACGGCGACGAGGTGGTGGGCGCGGACGTGGTGGAGAACGACGCGGCCATCCTCACCGTGACGGAGAACGGCTACGGCAAGCGCACCCAGGAGTCCGAGTACCGGCAGCAGGGGCGCGGCGGCAAGGGCATCATCGACATCAAGACCACCGAGCGGAATGGCCGCGTGGTGGGCCTGGTGCAGGTGAAGGAAGCGGACGAGGTGATGCTCGTCACCAACGGCGGAATGCTCATCCGCATGAAGGTGAAGGAGATCTCCGTCATCGGCCGCAACACGCAGGGCGTGCGCCTCATCGCGCTGGAGAACGGCGACGAGAAGGTCATGGCCCTCTCCAAGCTGCCCGAGTCCGAGGCCTCCGAGTACGAGGAGGGCAGCGGCGAGGAGGGCGCGACCGGCGAGTCCGCGGCGGGCGAGGCGCCCGTGGCGGAGGCTTCCACCGAGTCCGCTCCCGAGCCTGCTTCGGAGTCCACCGAGGCGGCGGCCCCGTCGTCCGAGGAGCCTCCCGCCGAGGGCTGA
- a CDS encoding tetratricopeptide repeat protein: protein MAKSSPRKKSSAKAKQAPVKKKAPAKKGAATRKAPAARKAPAARKLPARRSASPVLEAEPVFDDVRAEPRALPSGGDLPGRVLPFEIDPKRVEEGLKKLQGELVHWANKGRYTKVRFKFRGKQLLPDLPFAAVVAAEGLTFYWGGILRMLIANVVGGSVFQVELVNDADKRVQAGREALLSGDMDQALALFREALNMDRDNAGAHLNMGVALKLKGDREGALAAFEKARQQDPEGPAGLEAERLAAPLRNPA from the coding sequence ATGGCCAAGAGTTCCCCCCGAAAGAAGTCCTCGGCGAAGGCGAAGCAGGCTCCCGTGAAGAAGAAGGCTCCCGCGAAGAAGGGGGCCGCGACGCGCAAGGCGCCCGCGGCACGCAAGGCGCCCGCGGCTCGGAAGCTGCCCGCGCGCCGGAGCGCGTCGCCGGTGCTGGAGGCCGAGCCCGTGTTCGACGACGTGCGCGCCGAGCCTCGCGCGCTGCCTTCGGGCGGCGATCTCCCGGGGCGCGTGCTCCCGTTCGAGATCGACCCCAAGCGCGTGGAGGAGGGCCTCAAGAAGCTGCAAGGGGAGCTGGTCCACTGGGCCAACAAGGGCCGCTACACCAAGGTGCGCTTCAAGTTCCGGGGCAAGCAGCTGCTGCCCGACCTGCCCTTCGCCGCGGTGGTGGCCGCCGAGGGGCTGACCTTCTACTGGGGCGGAATCCTGCGCATGCTCATCGCCAACGTGGTGGGCGGCAGTGTGTTCCAGGTGGAGCTGGTGAACGACGCGGACAAGCGCGTGCAAGCCGGCCGGGAGGCCCTGCTGTCCGGCGACATGGACCAGGCGCTCGCCCTGTTCCGCGAGGCGCTGAACATGGACCGCGACAACGCCGGCGCGCACCTCAACATGGGCGTGGCGCTCAAGCTGAAAGGCGACCGGGAAGGGGCCCTGGCGGCCTTCGAGAAGGCCCGTCAGCAGGACCCCGAGGGGCCCGCCGGACTCGAAGCGGAGCGGCTGGCCGCGCCCTTGCGAAACCCGGCTTGA
- a CDS encoding M24 family metallopeptidase — protein sequence MTRARSALLPSLLLLTAPMAPMAQAASPAVPAAEGAWPRIRKERIQKLLPSAMAQAKVDAWVVICRENDNDPLAAHVGCENAGGTAAFLFFREGDRVRAVGLSPAGEAVALRDMNLLDEVIAFERGANVYTKVAEQLAQAKSTRVAINASESVTVADGLSATQRAALEKALPPALRKRLVSSEDLVSEWMAVKLPEEVDILRRAAALTAKMEEEAYRAVVPGKTRDSDVARFLRQRMAELGVGDAWAPDQNPNVNSGPTRGHSNATDRVIQPGDFIQTDFGIRVGGAWGTDIQRFAYVLAPGETQPPKEALAKWEKSKKGSRVALAAMKPGARGYDVDKAQRDWMREAGSEGVMWGTGHPVGYWAHDAGPALSGAASGKPPTGSALRVLRPGQVFAFDGFFAWKVGEPDQQRILSVEEMAVVTDTGAEYLNPPQEDLILIPSPASASRP from the coding sequence ATGACGCGTGCACGGTCCGCCCTCCTCCCGTCCCTCTTGCTCCTCACCGCGCCCATGGCGCCCATGGCCCAGGCGGCCTCGCCCGCGGTGCCCGCCGCGGAGGGTGCCTGGCCGCGCATCCGCAAGGAGCGAATCCAGAAGCTGCTGCCCTCGGCCATGGCGCAGGCGAAGGTGGACGCCTGGGTGGTCATCTGCCGCGAGAACGACAACGACCCGCTGGCCGCGCACGTGGGCTGCGAGAACGCGGGAGGCACCGCCGCGTTCCTCTTCTTCCGCGAGGGTGACCGCGTGCGCGCGGTGGGGCTGTCGCCGGCGGGCGAGGCCGTCGCGCTCCGGGACATGAACCTGCTCGACGAGGTCATCGCGTTCGAGCGCGGCGCGAATGTGTACACGAAGGTGGCCGAGCAATTGGCCCAGGCGAAGTCCACGCGTGTGGCCATCAACGCGTCCGAGTCCGTCACGGTGGCGGATGGCCTGTCCGCCACGCAGCGCGCGGCGCTGGAGAAGGCGCTGCCGCCCGCGCTGCGCAAGCGGCTGGTGTCCTCCGAGGACCTGGTGAGCGAGTGGATGGCGGTGAAGCTGCCCGAGGAGGTGGACATCCTGCGCCGCGCCGCCGCCCTCACCGCGAAGATGGAGGAAGAGGCGTACCGCGCGGTGGTGCCGGGCAAGACGCGGGACTCGGACGTGGCGCGCTTCCTGCGCCAGCGCATGGCGGAGCTGGGCGTGGGCGACGCCTGGGCGCCGGACCAGAACCCCAACGTCAACAGCGGCCCCACGCGCGGCCACTCCAACGCCACCGACCGCGTCATCCAGCCCGGGGACTTCATCCAGACGGACTTCGGCATCCGCGTGGGCGGCGCGTGGGGCACGGACATCCAGCGCTTCGCCTACGTCCTGGCCCCGGGAGAGACCCAGCCTCCGAAGGAGGCGCTGGCGAAGTGGGAGAAGTCCAAGAAGGGCAGCCGCGTGGCGCTGGCCGCGATGAAGCCGGGCGCGCGCGGCTACGACGTGGACAAGGCCCAGCGCGACTGGATGCGCGAGGCCGGCTCCGAGGGCGTCATGTGGGGCACGGGACACCCGGTGGGCTACTGGGCGCATGACGCGGGGCCGGCGCTGTCCGGCGCGGCCTCGGGCAAGCCGCCCACGGGCTCGGCGCTGCGCGTGCTCAGGCCCGGGCAGGTCTTCGCCTTCGACGGCTTCTTCGCGTGGAAGGTGGGCGAGCCGGACCAGCAGCGCATCCTCTCCGTGGAGGAGATGGCGGTCGTCACCGACACCGGCGCCGAGTACCTCAACCCGCCCCAGGAGGACCTCATCCTCATCCCCTCGCCGGCGTCCGCCAGCCGGCCCTGA
- a CDS encoding response regulator, producing the protein MKTVLIIDDDVFVLVTVGDLLRKAGYQVLTVQTPEEAFDLDVASVSAILCDYNMPRMSGTDVLIAMRELKDCRAPFIFLTGHEALDDLLSVAIRYNAELLPKPIDPAELTRLLQKQLNSAAA; encoded by the coding sequence ATGAAGACGGTGTTGATCATCGACGACGACGTCTTCGTCCTCGTGACGGTGGGTGACCTGCTCCGCAAGGCGGGCTACCAGGTCCTCACGGTGCAGACCCCCGAGGAGGCCTTCGACCTGGACGTGGCCTCCGTGTCCGCCATCCTCTGCGACTACAACATGCCGAGGATGTCGGGCACCGACGTGCTCATCGCCATGCGCGAGCTGAAGGACTGCCGCGCGCCGTTCATCTTCCTCACCGGACACGAGGCGCTGGATGACCTGTTGTCCGTGGCCATCCGCTACAACGCGGAGCTCTTGCCCAAGCCCATCGACCCCGCGGAGTTGACGCGGCTGTTGCAAAAGCAACTCAACTCCGCGGCGGCGTGA
- a CDS encoding thioesterase family protein, with product MTAAFLAATLVEPLNPGHYLARYTAPWYQGKGAYGGVVAGQVLRAMEHHVADAGRPVRSFTVHFCSPAVEGPAEIHTRLERAGKLVTHATARAENAAGVVCVATATFGGTRTGAVTYNEWAMPQVPPPSEVGMVPDDAPMPDFCRFFEYRYCLGAAPYSGADTAEVGGWLRPREPLTLDAALCVGLMDAYPPSVLSRVDGFRPAASVDFTVHFFHALPREGLRPDMHYLRVGRSRQASEGYSEEFQQLWTEDGLLLAQCRQLVAVLG from the coding sequence ATGACCGCTGCCTTCCTCGCCGCCACCCTCGTCGAGCCCCTCAACCCGGGACATTACCTCGCGCGCTACACGGCCCCTTGGTACCAGGGGAAGGGCGCCTATGGAGGCGTGGTGGCGGGGCAGGTGCTCCGCGCCATGGAGCACCACGTGGCGGACGCGGGCCGACCGGTGCGCTCGTTCACGGTGCACTTCTGCTCGCCCGCGGTGGAGGGGCCGGCGGAGATCCACACCCGGCTGGAGCGCGCGGGGAAGCTCGTCACGCACGCCACCGCGCGCGCGGAGAACGCGGCCGGCGTGGTGTGCGTGGCCACCGCGACCTTCGGCGGCACGCGCACGGGTGCTGTCACCTACAACGAGTGGGCCATGCCCCAGGTGCCGCCGCCGTCGGAGGTGGGGATGGTTCCGGACGACGCGCCCATGCCGGACTTCTGCCGCTTCTTCGAGTACCGCTACTGCCTGGGTGCGGCCCCGTACTCGGGCGCGGACACGGCGGAGGTGGGCGGTTGGCTGAGGCCTCGCGAGCCGCTGACGCTGGACGCCGCGCTGTGCGTGGGGCTCATGGACGCGTATCCGCCGTCCGTGCTGTCGCGCGTGGATGGCTTCCGGCCCGCCGCGTCCGTGGACTTCACCGTCCACTTCTTCCACGCCCTGCCGCGCGAGGGCCTGCGGCCGGACATGCACTACCTGCGCGTGGGGCGCTCGCGGCAGGCCTCCGAGGGCTACTCGGAGGAGTTCCAGCAGCTCTGGACCGAGGACGGCCTGCTGCTGGCCCAGTGCCGCCAGCTGGTGGCGGTGCTCGGCTGA